A genomic region of Oryza glaberrima chromosome 1, OglaRS2, whole genome shotgun sequence contains the following coding sequences:
- the LOC127773045 gene encoding origin of replication complex subunit 4 isoform X2, with protein MAAAAAAASVASQAQAVLRGRLCDQAVVHSALRSSPDTNYSKLKYLVASSVSEACNNSVLLLGPRGCGKAAVVDMVLDDLKKDHPDAISVIRLNGMLHSDDNCATKEIARQLCLEHQLSFSKMASSDDNTEFMIDMLRECGLAHKTIIFVLEEFDLFAQGKQRLLYSLLDAMQSLTSQAVVIGVSCRLDADQLLEKRVRSRFSHRKLLFVPSSVDSLQRLMEHLLALPEDSPLPTKYVREYNARITSIFNDKKFKGILSSLTDADATTSHILRFLFRVVSYMDIDSGLLSMQSFMNALSSMQRQPKMDSLQDLSILELYILVCMNRLEDKEKSSYNFITIMKEYKSVQDAYKTSDKYSHTVCFRAFEHLLDRELISFADNKGRNQALEYRPVKLLISSRELAESLKLNTTCPAVLQKLLDRERYM; from the exons atggcggcggcggcggcggctgcgtccGTGGCGAGTCAAGCGCAGGCCGTGCTCCGCGGCAGGCTCTGCGACCAGGCCGTCGTCCACTCCGCCCTCAGGTCCTCGCCGGACACCAACTACAG TAAGCTGAAGTACCTCGTCGCCAGCTCCGTCTCCGAAGCCTGCAACAACTCCGTCCTACTCCTCGGCCCCCGCGGCTGCGGAAAAGCCGCG GTGGTCGACATGGTTCTAGATGATCTGAAGAAGGATCATCCTGATGCAATATCAGTG ATCAGGCTGAATGGGATGCTACATAGTGATGACAACTGTGCCACGAAG GAAATTGCGAGGCAACTTTGTTTGGAACATCAGTTATCATTTTCCAAAATG GCTTCTTCAGATGACAACACGGAATTCATGATTGACATGTTACG GGAGTGTGGACTAGCTCACAAGACAATAATTTTTGTCCTAGAAGAGTTTGACCTCTTTGCTCAG GGGAAGCAGAGGTTACTCTATAGCTTACTTGATGCAATGCAATCTCTCACCTCACAAGCTGTTGTTATTGGTGTGAGTTGCCGATTG GATGCAGACCAACTCCTAGAGAAAAGGGTTAGATCCCGGTTCTCTCATAGGAAGCTTCTGTTTGTTCCTTCTTCAGTGGATAGTTTACAGAG GTTAATGGAGCACTTGCTAGCACTTCCTGAAGATTCTCCCTTACCAACAAAGTATGTCAGGGAGTACAATGCACGGATTACT AGCATTTTCAATGACAAAAAGTTCAAAGGAATTCTCAGCTCCCTCACTGATGCTGACGCAACAACAAGCCACATCCTTAGATTTCT TTTCAGAGTGGTGTCATACATGGACATAGATTCTGGACTTCTGTCAATGCAAAGCTTCATGAATGCGCTATCTTCGATGCAGAGGCAGCCTAAGATGGACAGTTTGCAAG ATCTCTCCATTTTGGAACTATACATTCTTGTATGCATGAACAGGCTAGAAGATAAGGAGAAAAGTTCATACAACTTTATCACTATTATGAAAG AGTACAAATCTGTGCAGGATGCCTACAAAACGTCGGACAAATATTCACACACTGTTTGTTTTAGA GCTTTTGAGCATCTTTTGGATCGCGAGTTGATTAGCTTTGCAGACAACAAAGGGAGAAATCAGGCGCTTGAATATCGTCCTGTCAAACTTCTGATATCTTCACGTGAGCTTGCTGAGTCCCTCAAGTTGAACACGACCTGCCCT GCTGTTTTGCAGAAGCTTCTTGACCGTGAAAGATACATGTAA
- the LOC127773045 gene encoding origin of replication complex subunit 4 isoform X1: protein MAAAAAAASVASQAQAVLRGRLCDQAVVHSALRSSPDTNYSKLKYLVASSVSEACNNSVLLLGPRGCGKAAVRFSFLVYSSAPLSAVFSDAGVVFDEMCQWAIYDFTLWVVSAWTEVVDMVLDDLKKDHPDAISVIRLNGMLHSDDNCATKEIARQLCLEHQLSFSKMASSDDNTEFMIDMLRECGLAHKTIIFVLEEFDLFAQGKQRLLYSLLDAMQSLTSQAVVIGVSCRLDADQLLEKRVRSRFSHRKLLFVPSSVDSLQRLMEHLLALPEDSPLPTKYVREYNARITSIFNDKKFKGILSSLTDADATTSHILRFLFRVVSYMDIDSGLLSMQSFMNALSSMQRQPKMDSLQDLSILELYILVCMNRLEDKEKSSYNFITIMKEYKSVQDAYKTSDKYSHTVCFRAFEHLLDRELISFADNKGRNQALEYRPVKLLISSRELAESLKLNTTCPAVLQKLLDRERYM from the exons atggcggcggcggcggcggctgcgtccGTGGCGAGTCAAGCGCAGGCCGTGCTCCGCGGCAGGCTCTGCGACCAGGCCGTCGTCCACTCCGCCCTCAGGTCCTCGCCGGACACCAACTACAG TAAGCTGAAGTACCTCGTCGCCAGCTCCGTCTCCGAAGCCTGCAACAACTCCGTCCTACTCCTCGGCCCCCGCGGCTGCGGAAAAGCCGCGGTGAGGTTTTCCTTCCTAGTATACTCTTCTGCCCCACTTTCAGCGGTTTTCTCGGATGCGGGGgtggtgttcgacgaaatgtgtCAGTGGGCGATCTACGACTTTACGCTATGGGTTGTTTCGGCATGGactgag GTGGTCGACATGGTTCTAGATGATCTGAAGAAGGATCATCCTGATGCAATATCAGTG ATCAGGCTGAATGGGATGCTACATAGTGATGACAACTGTGCCACGAAG GAAATTGCGAGGCAACTTTGTTTGGAACATCAGTTATCATTTTCCAAAATG GCTTCTTCAGATGACAACACGGAATTCATGATTGACATGTTACG GGAGTGTGGACTAGCTCACAAGACAATAATTTTTGTCCTAGAAGAGTTTGACCTCTTTGCTCAG GGGAAGCAGAGGTTACTCTATAGCTTACTTGATGCAATGCAATCTCTCACCTCACAAGCTGTTGTTATTGGTGTGAGTTGCCGATTG GATGCAGACCAACTCCTAGAGAAAAGGGTTAGATCCCGGTTCTCTCATAGGAAGCTTCTGTTTGTTCCTTCTTCAGTGGATAGTTTACAGAG GTTAATGGAGCACTTGCTAGCACTTCCTGAAGATTCTCCCTTACCAACAAAGTATGTCAGGGAGTACAATGCACGGATTACT AGCATTTTCAATGACAAAAAGTTCAAAGGAATTCTCAGCTCCCTCACTGATGCTGACGCAACAACAAGCCACATCCTTAGATTTCT TTTCAGAGTGGTGTCATACATGGACATAGATTCTGGACTTCTGTCAATGCAAAGCTTCATGAATGCGCTATCTTCGATGCAGAGGCAGCCTAAGATGGACAGTTTGCAAG ATCTCTCCATTTTGGAACTATACATTCTTGTATGCATGAACAGGCTAGAAGATAAGGAGAAAAGTTCATACAACTTTATCACTATTATGAAAG AGTACAAATCTGTGCAGGATGCCTACAAAACGTCGGACAAATATTCACACACTGTTTGTTTTAGA GCTTTTGAGCATCTTTTGGATCGCGAGTTGATTAGCTTTGCAGACAACAAAGGGAGAAATCAGGCGCTTGAATATCGTCCTGTCAAACTTCTGATATCTTCACGTGAGCTTGCTGAGTCCCTCAAGTTGAACACGACCTGCCCT GCTGTTTTGCAGAAGCTTCTTGACCGTGAAAGATACATGTAA